The following are encoded together in the Myxococcales bacterium genome:
- a CDS encoding cytidine deaminase — MKKRLTPTEARELLRQAREAMSRALPAVSDFPVGAALRTADGRVYEGCNVESPSLLQVFCAERVALLAALSQGERAFTHLAVVAAKMTPIAPCGLCRQMLAEFAPDILVVTADAAGKIRQWPLAHYFPEAFEGP; from the coding sequence ATGAAGAAACGACTTACCCCGACCGAGGCCCGAGAATTGCTGCGGCAGGCGCGCGAAGCCATGAGCCGCGCGTTGCCGGCGGTTTCCGATTTCCCCGTCGGGGCCGCGCTGCGCACGGCGGACGGCCGGGTCTACGAGGGCTGCAACGTCGAAAGCCCCAGCCTGCTGCAGGTGTTCTGCGCCGAGCGCGTCGCCCTGCTGGCCGCTCTGAGCCAAGGCGAACGCGCCTTCACCCACCTCGCCGTCGTCGCCGCCAAAATGACCCCCATCGCGCCTTGCGGCCTCTGCCGGCAGATGCTGGCCGAATTCGCCCCCGACATCCTCGTCGTCACCGCGGACGCCGCCGGCAAGATCCGCCAATGGCCCCTCGCCCACTATTTCCCCGAGGCGTTCGAAGGGCCGTAG